The sequence ttttatatttcagttttagccATGCATGTTatcatttttggaaattttagtcatttttcttcgaaaaattcttacgtgacactatacacgtcagctccacatcaacaCTGCATTGGTGTCACATCAGCGCCACTTCGAAAAAATTAAAGAACTGGAATTGCCAAAAACAAAGATagtggactaaaactgaaatatgaaaacatagaggaccgaaatcgcaaagtaacaaacatacgtgaccaaaaaaacaattttctcaaaattttaaatcgGAAAAATAGGTGAATTTTCATTGTTATTATTacatttttcctttttcatggaGAAACGTAACTTGCATAATCAGTCAAATTAAAGATGTATGTGAAATCACAAGATTGCTAAAAACTTCACATGAAAAACGAAGGATatattaacaattttttttttcaaatcttgTGTACAAACATCATCGCTTCTTTCAAGAGTATGTATGCTCAAAATTTGAAGACACAGAGATTTAACAGTTATATAAGATTTTcagcaatatgtgattttacaGGGTTATGTATGCAATTAACCCAGTTAAATAATATCCTTATTAGTAACATATATAGACAGTTAAAACTTACACCCAACCAATTACtagcatgtatatatattcacAACATCTGTCATTGATATCTTGATCAAACGGAGAAATCCAAACAATTAACCATTCAAAAGCTGGAAAATGAGTGTGATAAAAATGGGCTCAACAATGGAGGTTTCAGAAGAGGATGCTTCTTTATTATTGGCCATGCAACTAGCTAGTGCTTCTGTACTACCTTGTGCCTTAAAAGTGGCGGTGGAGCTTGATCTCCTTGAGATCATGAAGAGTAAGGGACTCGACGCCTTTGTTTCGCCGGCGGAACTTGCTGCACAACTTCCCACCAACAATAATCCAGACGCGCACAACATGCTGGACAGGATCCTCCGCCTCCTGGCTAGCTATTCTATTGTGAATTGCAAGGTTAAAACGACGCTCGACGGCGGCGTCGAGCGACTGTATTCCTTGGCTCCGGTCTGCAAGTGGTACACTAAGAATGATGATGGTGTATCTCTGGCCCCTTATTTGATCATGCATCAAGACAAGATTCTAATGGAGACTAGGCAAGTATCTTTTGGTCTTTGCtagtttcaatatttttgaaattaaattcaataattaatgtTTGATTTTATAATAACATATAGACATTTGATTGTGCAATGATATACATGTAGGAACCACCTAAAAGATGTAATTCTTGAGGGAGGAATTAGTGTGTTGGAAAAAGTATATAAGTTGAAGCCATTCGAGTATCTGGCCACAGATCTCAGGTTGAGCAATGTTTTTAATGCTTCAATGTCCAATAGTTCGacgattttgatgaagaaagttGTGGAGACATATGATGGATTCAATGGTTTGAAGACTTTGGTGGATGTTGGGGGTGGAACCGGAGCTTCACTACGCATGATCCTATCCAAACATCCGACTATAAAAAGCATTAACTTTGATTTGCCCCATGTCATTCGAGATGCACCGTCTTACGATGGTAAGTGAAATCTGAGTTAGTTCTtgatgttttatatatatatatatatatatatatatatatatatatatatatatatatatgtttttgaaGGCACGTACGTACCTATATATGCTTTTGCCTTTTCGTGAGTACAGTATATATATTCTAGCTCGTTTGTGTGAACTGAATTAAGTTGGCCGATTTTATATATAGGTGTGGAGAACATTAGCGGAGACATGTTCGTTAGTGTACCCAAAGGTGATGCCATTTTCATGAAGGTAATTATTAAAATTCATATCTATGATCATCAGAAGAAAACATTACTTTATAATTATatgttaaataatattattgaacAAATCCTAAGAATGTTTCATGTTTGCTTATtttatcaattatttttattgcatCCACATGCAGTGGATTCTCCATGACTGGAATGACACAAATTGCTTGAAAATATTGAAGAGTTGTTACGAAGCACTTCCAAACAATGGAAAAATCATAATTGTGGAACGTGTCCTTCCAGAGGACCCAAGTGAAGGGCCACTATGTAATTTCCTAAGTGATGTGTCTATGTTAACCCTCATCCCCGAAGGAAAGGAGAGGACGAATAACGAATTTCACGCGTTAGCAAAGCAAGCTGGTTTCAGACAATCTCGCGCAGTTTGTTGTGTTCTTCCACTTTGGGTCTTGGAGTTTTATAAATGATCGaagatttatatataattttaaaatatatatatgtatatatatatatatatgtgtgtgtgtgtgggctTAGTGAGAGAGGATTAATTATTATGTCACTAGCTCCAGTAATAGTGTGCTTAATTTGTGGTCCCGTGGGACAAATTATGtcataattattgtttttaaataaaaCTTTGGCTCTTTTCATTTTAATaagggaaaattgcatatattatCCTTGTGAAATCCTgtgttagctaataaccccctgtgaaaattttttaagctaataaccccctgtgattttaattttgtagcatacacacccttttcagttaaaaaatgacgaaaatacccctacataaaataaataataaattaaatagttcataaaagttaagggcattttcgtcattttttagtcAGAatgggtgtgtatgctacaaatctagaatcacagggggttattagcttaaaaaatttcacatgaggttattagcttaaaaaattttcacagggggttattagctaacacggGATTTTACATGCAATTTTCCCTTCTAATAATTATCTCATTGATTGATCGGAGAAACATAAATGTTAGGGACTGCCTAACTTATAATTGATAAGATGATGAAAGATGCATAATATAAATATACGAAAATGGAATGAGgagatattattttattcatcgTGACATTGAAAACAATTTCTATAATATCATACTCAACCTTAATAGAATATATACTAATGTCTTACATTCGTTGCGTGaatataaagttgaaataatttcTTAAAAATTCAAACGATATATAATAGCATAACTAATTTTTTTCCTATAGTAATAGATTTAAAAGTTTATAtagtatttttatatataataggataaataatattttcctattattaaaattttcaaatattattacaataaattaaatatataaatttcctataataattaaacttttaaatatatatatttttacctTTTAATTCACAGATATATGTTCATAATGTCTTGCtctcatttttttaaaaggtaAATTTACGTGTATTCATTTTCTATGTGatgtaaatattataaaaaatatatgttacATATTTATTATATAGTTGTATGTTCTACTCATATGTTTTAATATTCTCAGATTATATTCAATTTTTCGGGTTTGTCTTTACTTCTCACGTGGTTGAAAAGTAATTATCGtaattattttgttataatTTGTATTATTGGAGGTgaagtaaatatttttaattaatttaatttagtaaaaaatttaatattgattGTGTGCTTAGAGTACtgataaatttaatataaatatttttgagattgATGTAACTACGTACTTTAATAATTTAGCATTTAGTTAATTTTCTCAATATAAGAACAATTATTTAAATGGTATCACGCTATATTTATGGTGATAATTTTTTGTGATACTATTAAAATTAGGAAAATATTGTTATActctatttataattttatatcatATAAAAGACCAAAaacacatataattttaaatttacggACTTTGAAAATAttctatttttatattattttttaaaaaaataatcaattgtatTATTGAGAGAAGCAATAAGTCGATCGTGTTGtatgtattttgatttatatacaatattttgtttttaatggAATAAAATAGGACTAGATAgctgaattttttaaataatataaaaattatatataaaactaATGTGGTTGTCGAAATTTTATAAAACTATCATAATCCGTGATAGATcaaatttttgtaatttttaacCAATAAATGACCGGTTGATCGGAAAAAATCGACTAGAACAAGACATGTTAAATCAGCCGATTTTTTCTAACTAAATATACAAAAACTGAATCTGTCTGAATCCAGTAAACAATGATatcaaacaataaaaaattgatatttcaAGTGCAACCATTTTAATATATTGTATTTTTATctcgaaattttaaaaaaatttaaaaattttggttaaacaaattaaatattaactatTATCTAAATGTGAGTATAATTTGATTTGGTTATCTAGCTATTATctcaattattaaatatataaagaaTCTCCCCCTTAGACACCATCTTTTAAATTGCCGAAATTGCccttatgtaatataaatattacaattttatttttatttgttttttttttttttgaaattttgatgtttcaaaattccataTTTTTCTCAAGTAAACATTGTAGATAAgataatttgataaaaaaaatttaaatttatttttatattattttataaatgttaaaaaataaatttaatattattgaaaaaataatatttatacataacatacaatattaaatatattgtatGAAACATACGCAACGCGTGTGCGATTATGCTAGTCTCAATTATTAATTTGAAGAACATATATTAACTTATTTCAATTCAAATAACAGCTGCAAAAATCATTGAACAGCCAACACAAAATGTTTCAAGTCATATTTTAGACCAGGTAGACCAATTCAGATTTTTTTTAGGCCAAACCGTTGTCTTAAGATATAGAGCTGGACGAATTTATAATAGCAAACGGTTCGACATACCATCTCTGGTTTAATGATCACATCTCTCAGCTTTTTTTATCCAAATAGAACGATTTAGTATGTGTTTCAAagataagaacatgatatacaaatcaTCTTCACAATTCAAAGCTTGAATCGGAGCCTAAGAGGCTGATAAATCACGTTGAAGTTGATGGTTCTATATAGGTTGCTGACAGAGCTCGAGATTATACACATTCTAATATTTTGAGAAAATCATGGACAAATGAAGTTTGAAATAGAGAgagattttgttttgttttgttttttttgtttttttttttttttgctttttgaaaggtattttagatatttcgtctttGATTCAACAAATTAATTTTAGTTTGATTACTAAATGGTGCTCttctttaataatataataataataatctattACTATTTATTAAACTTGACCAAAGGGGTGGAGTTCATGCTATCCTTAAGGTAGCTACCCTCAAGGGTGATTGAATGGACCAGATCACATTTACACCCCAAATGATTTGATCTGGTCCATTCAATGGCCCTTGGGGTACCTACCCCAAGGGTAGCATCGACACTACCTTAGCAAAGGATACTAACTACTCTTGGTACGTAATTGACACACCAAAATTTTATTCCAAGTTTGCCCCcaccttcatttctgcacgaaTAAATAACCGCATCATCAATCTCAAATGTTCCACGATCCAAAATTCCCTCAATCTTCTCCCAATTTTCCTTAAACCCTACACATCACGTTTTCTGCTTCCCTTCTCCTCACTTTGCTACATTTATTTCTTCACTCTCTTGGCTCTTCTGTCAACATGGGAGTCTACCAACCATGGCATTGGGGCTTCGAAAACCGAATCCTTGACTCGAGAGTTGTTGGAATCTGTGATGGATGCCGACTTCTCCGGCTGGTTGAAAAGGATTCGGCGTAGGACCCACGCCCATCCCGAATTACCTTTTGAAAGGCATTTAACGAGTCAATTGATCAGGACCGAACTGGATTCGATTGGCGTTGAGTATGAATGATGGCCTGTGGCGAAAACGGTGGTTGTGGCGACAGTTGTCCATGGTTTGGTCTCAGAACAGACATGGATGCCCTTCCTATTTAGGTTTTGTTACTGTTTCATGCGTGTGAATGAATGAGtatgttatattttttattggttGTTTCAATGTTTAATTCCCCTCTTCTTTTGTTAGTTTTTGTGTATTGGTGATTCAAAAACATTTGTTGTAGTATTAAAACATGAGTGAAGGCCGACGGGACATATTGATGCTTTTCTTGCCGGattctttatattatttttcgttGAATTTAGACTGTTCATGGTTTATTTTTCCTCTGGAATTTAACACAAAATTTCAAGACTGAAAAATACGAGTGGCGGGTAATTATCATGAGCCGAATAGTTGCTTCTATGAGTCGTAATTTGAATCTCCTTTTAAATGTTAAGTTGACCTAACAGATGCGCACTGGTATGATCTCTTCAAAACCTGGTCCAATGCTTGCTGGATCTGGCCGGTTATCGGCAATCATAAAAGGAAAAGATGGGCACGCAACAAATTCTTGCACTTTACCAAATTGTTTCCAGAGAGTTAGATCCTCTAGAGGCCATGGTGCATGTATTTTCTGAATCCTTTGGTATTATATCTATTTCTGTTTAAATATGCTTGCATTTTATATGATtatgaattatgaattgtgtacttttattttttctttccactgcaTTCAGTATGCAGTTGTACCATATTATGGTCATCAGTTGTACCATATTACATGTTTGACAAGTTTTactcaataatttattttcggGATTGATTGTAATATACTTCACTATTCTTTGGTTTTTCTTATGTGAGTGGAAAATATGCATATCATGCAAATGAATGAAGGTTACTTTGTATTTTCATTGAAACGTTAAATTATTTGAAGTTctcatttttcctttgaatttTGCTTTAATCAGAGTTTGTTTGCCTACTTATGTTGTTTAATAAACAACATAATACACAGACTCATGATGATTGTGATTCActgatttatttttcatttcgGAGCTGCTTTCTCTTGcaaaataaatattgatatCATCACTTGAGACATTGTGTTTTATGCAGCATCTTCGCCATCCAAACACAATGTAGCATCTTCGccatccatttggaattttatACTTGATGTATGATTATTTGATGCTTTCAAGGATATGAGTAGGTGAAGGGAAAACATGTGTATTTTTCTTTATGTcttagattttgatatattattggACATTGGAAAAATAACTTGGAAAACGAATTTCTAGATCTGGAAAGAACTGGACATGGGTCTATTTTACTATATATGATATTTTACAATGTCAATTAAGTTGAGTTAGATTTATTGTTTATGATTTTACAATGTCAATTAAGTTGAGTTAGATTTattgtttatgattttattcATACATTTATTTGTCAGCAGATatattttgtttgtttgtgaaTTGCATATAAGAAAATTTATgcatatatatgatattatatttaCATACATTTTACCACATCTTATTTGTTGAAGACTCGGAAATATAGATATCCAAACTTCTTCCTTTCATGTAAGTGATTTTTTTATGGATTTAGTTGTgttctttattttttaattttaaatttatttttttattgctttgccctttttttaattttttaaattaaataagaattGTGTTGCTTTATTTCATTTTAGATttctttattcattattcaCTGCATCCTTTGgtcattttgtttttctaaaATTGATATTCATTAATTTCATTTATCGTGTAGTGTTTATAACATTGGGCATACGTTCATTCTCCTGTTACCATGTTAGCCAATTGAAGGAGTGATAAaattattttgggaaaatactacttcttgctagaatatatacatatttttgtaGATAAACGCTTAAATTGACTTATTGTGAGCTCACCAGTTTAGTTAAAAATTGatcatttaatttttcttaccaCAACTATATGTATCCTGACAAagaaaaaaattccaaatctcataacaTCCTCCGGTTAGAAGTCAATTTTATTCTAcactttttattatataaaatagatattcattctgtgtttttttttaaaaaaatactaacaAATTTAAACATGCTTAAAAGTGTTGGATATTTGATTATTGAAGTCTCACACATGATTAATTCAATGTAATTTaggatatttgatttttatttcttaCATATGGACATATCTCATTTTTCCCATTATATGTTActaaatttgatgaaattttaatttattggctAATGAGTAGAGCATAATGTGATTTCAAACCTATATCGTCGATTtgaatacaatttttttttcatatactATTAGTTTCTATTATTCTTATTGTTTTATCTCTGAGAGTTCTTACTTTAAATTTTCTGAAATGTCAAAAAAATTTTGTCTAAAGTTGGATTCTTCTTTTGGAAATTTTACGAGGCATAGTAGCAAAAATTTGTTGTCAAAGCGATGTATATATATCTGTCTAATTATGTATACCTTTAAATTTCATGTTTGATTTGGTTACGCATTGCTGAAGCTagcttataaatataaattttattcgtATGATTCACAATTGATAAACAATATAAatgttatttatttaagaatgaaattATTATTACTTTGTCGTTTGCCacaattttatttcatttacaCATTTTAATGTTTTTTGTGTGTTATTTTTAGGTGACTTAATTCCAAGTTTTCAAATACTATTCATGACTACTTGatttaatgttatttttttcttagtagactaaaattttatgttctcaagttttttttttaattagtcataattattttatatgaacaatttttcttgcaattttattGTCGGTGCATGAGTATGTTGGTGATTTTCATCTATTATTTTGTTATAAATTACATCATGTTGACATTGGATTTTATGCACCAAAGATTCTTCGGTTCGTTCAATTATTACAAGTCCACACATCAAAAATCCAAATTGGAGTTGAGGGAAGTTTAAGTTAAAAAATTGAAATGCAGAAATCTCTTTCAAGTGTAACTAAAGAAATTGCTTATTTCGTGGAACATGTATATATTAAGGTCgtatttttcaactttttttagTTCAACCCCTTTCTAGAAGTTACAtgatgtgtgtgtatatatgtgttttaaatattttagttatcttatcttatcttattgcattaaatttattttgagaAAATGTATTAAGTTACTCATGAACATGTTTGCCATATTTTTTCATTACACACACAACGCGTGTGCCACAGTTGCTAGTAATAATAAGGTATAcgataaaaacaaaacaaaacaaaagagaGAAAATCATCATGATACAACGATTTTTATATCTTACCCAACCTTAATACTTAGGTAgtatttgcaacctctaaaaataagtgattatggaaaTTCTCTTAACAAATTTGTTAAGAGAATCTCCATAATTTGTTAAGAGAATCTCCATagtcacttatttttagaggttgcaaacactacgtaccttaatatatagatatataactGTTAATTAGCACATggacacacacaaacacaa comes from Henckelia pumila isolate YLH828 chromosome 4, ASM3356847v2, whole genome shotgun sequence and encodes:
- the LOC140867421 gene encoding caffeic acid 3-O-methyltransferase 1-like, encoding MSVIKMGSTMEVSEEDASLLLAMQLASASVLPCALKVAVELDLLEIMKSKGLDAFVSPAELAAQLPTNNNPDAHNMLDRILRLLASYSIVNCKVKTTLDGGVERLYSLAPVCKWYTKNDDGVSLAPYLIMHQDKILMETRNHLKDVILEGGISVLEKVYKLKPFEYLATDLRLSNVFNASMSNSSTILMKKVVETYDGFNGLKTLVDVGGGTGASLRMILSKHPTIKSINFDLPHVIRDAPSYDGVENISGDMFVSVPKGDAIFMKWILHDWNDTNCLKILKSCYEALPNNGKIIIVERVLPEDPSEGPLCNFLSDVSMLTLIPEGKERTNNEFHALAKQAGFRQSRAVCCVLPLWVLEFYK